From one Sphaeramia orbicularis chromosome 9, fSphaOr1.1, whole genome shotgun sequence genomic stretch:
- the LOC115426042 gene encoding acyl-CoA dehydrogenase family member 11 — MSALLNCHIAGGCRRLVCATPQTVIHIRSASVAESITKSDKEPLWETGDYLPFSRARIGSFFQERPVLKNPFLEDALLRGYLRRHLVQEPVLSDLCAFGERVATEVDGWGRDCEVTPPRLMQFDSWGRRVDHIVTSPAWKCMKDLSAQEGLVAIGYERRFGEWSRVYQMSKLYIFSPSSGLYTCPLAMTDGAAKVIQSLGVSWPVDDAYSCLTTREPERFWTSGQWMTERQGGSDVASGTETVAVPQTDGSYKLHGFKWFTSATDADMTLTLARVQDEAGATIPGSRGLSLFYAEVSRDEDGRLKGIEVQRLKDKLGTRQMPTAELLLDGLPAHMLSEEGRGVASIANMLTITRIHNSVSAAAAMRRVVQLARDYATRRTAFGKLLKDHPLHMQTLARMEVETRGAFLLVMDVCRLLGREETGIATQLDTHLLRLLTPVVKLYTGKQAVAVVSEGLESFGGQGYIEDTGLPGLLRDAQVLSIWEGTTNVLSLDVLRCVARSSGMVLHAYFTHTKSLIAGASSVSSLAPAVRAVDCALSELEQLVQEAATKAPTYLELAARDLAYSLARIYIGALLIDHASWKGASLSDTYAALRWCEQDLCPVATKQAKGWYNPTTPQLDGALVYDQPIQD; from the exons ATGTCAGCCCTTCTGAACTGCCACATAGCTGGCGGCTGCCGTAGGCTGGTGTGTGCCACCCCTCAAACCGTCATCCACATCAGATCAGCCAGTGTGGCTGAGTCCATCACAAAATCTGATAAAGAGCCACTGTGGGAGACAGGGGACTATCTACCATTCTCCAGAGCCAGGATTGGATCTTTCTTTCAGGAGAGACCAGTACTTAAGAATCCTTTTCTTGAGGATGCCTTGCTCAGAGGATACCTGAGGCGGCATCTGGTCCAGGAG ccAGTCCTCTCAGATTTGTGTGCGTTTGGAGAGCGTGTGGCCACTGAGGTGGACGGTTGGGGCAGAGACTGTGAAGTTACTCCTCCACGTTTGATGCAGTTTGACTCCTGGGGTCGCAGAGTGGACCACATTGTGACCTCTCCAGCCTGGAAATGCATGAAAGACCTGTCTGCTCAGGAGGGGCTAGTTGCCATTGGCTATGAGAGACGTTTCGGAGAGTGGAG tcgTGTTTACCAAATGAGCAAGTTGTACATCTTCTCTCCTTCCTCTGGTCTCTACACCTGTCCTTTGGCCATGACTGATGGAGCTGCTAAGGTCATACAG TCCTTAGGTGTTTCTTGGCCAGTAGATGACGCCTACAGTTGTTTGACAACCCGTGAACCTGAACGCTTCTGGACATCTGGACAGTGGATGACGGAAAGGCAGGGAGGCTCTGATGTGG CCAGTGGCACAGAGACGGTAGCCGTTCCCCAGACAGATGGTTCATACAAACTACACGGCTTCAAATGGTTCACTTCTGCCACAGATGCAGACATGACTCTGACATTGGCCAGAGTACAAGATGAAGCAGGAGCCACTATACCA GGTAGTCGAGGGTTGTCTCTGTTCTATGCAGAGGTGAGTCGAGATGAGGACGGTCGTCTTAAAGGCATAGAGGTGCAGAGACTGAAGGACAAGCTGGGAACAAGACAAATGCCTACTGCTGAGCTGCTGCTAGATGGCCTTCCAGCACATATG CTTTCAGAGGAAGGAAGAGGTGTGGCCTCTATTGCGAACATGCTGACAATAACTAGGATTCACAACAGCGTCTCTGCAGCAGCAGCAATGAGAAG GGTGGTGCAGTTAGCTCGAGACTATGCCACCCGCCGCACTGCATTTGGCAAGCTTCTTAAAGATCACCCGCTGCACATGCAGACTCTCGCAAGGATGGAG GTGGAGACTCGTGGAGCCTTCCTCCTAGTGATGGATGTGTGTCGTTTGTTGGGCCGAGAGGAAACTGGCATCGCGACACAACTTGACACACACCTCCTACGTCTCCTCACACCTGTTGTCAAACTATACACTGGAAAGCAG GCGGTGGCTGTGGTGTCAGAGGGTTTGGAAAGCTTTGGTGGACAGGGCTACATCGAGGACACTGGTTTGCCTGGACTGTTACGCGATGCACAGGTGTTAAGTATCTGGGAAGGTACCACAAATGTTCTGTCCCTGGACGTGCTGCGCTGTGTGGCTCGCAGCTCAGGGATGGTTCTACATGCTTACTTCACTCATACCAAG TCCCTCATTGCAGGTGCATCGAGTGTTTCTTCACTGGCTCCAGCAGTGAGAGCAGTAGATTGTGCTCTCTCTGAACTGGAACAGTTAGTGCAAGAAGCAGCTACTAAAGCACCCACCTATCTTGAACTGGCAGCAAGAGACCTGGCATACAGCCTGGCTCGCATCTACATTG GCGCCCTTCTCATTGATCATGCATCTTGGAAAGGAGCTTCTCTGTCTGACACCTATGCAGCTCTgag gtggtGCGAGCAAGACTTGTGTCCTGTGGCGACTAAACAAGCAAAAGGCTGGTACAACCCCACAACTCCACAGCTTGATGGAGCACTAGTGTACGACCAGCCGATTCAAGACTGA
- the slc8b1 gene encoding mitochondrial sodium/calcium exchanger protein isoform X1 yields the protein MKAVMSFCVFISVFLILSSCQGATSGSRVPRTESGVGLDKTNTTLSTMSQNINDECDTVMELSPADRCAFVKNTSDCDMEDGFLNYLDLAFCLLPPNLTPLTITLCIIWLFFLFIILGLTASKFFCPNLSAISTSLHLTHNVAGVTFLALGNGAPDIFSAMAAFSYPHTAGLAIGALFGAGIFVTTVVAGSVALVKPFAVASRPFLRDVIFYMAAVFWTFVILFRGTISLGETLGYLGLYVVYVLTVIISAYIYNRQKYSRNSSIQSDTHYQAEFNSSDSSDDDIPCLSGRTNQQEYESEYRPLLPYSESTSHIFLSSLNPVDSRKWRRKPLSWRVLKVVKTPLEVLLLLCIPVVDPDKEDKNWRRPLNCLHLITAPVVCVLTFQSGIYADYLIQGEFPLWLLFLLLGLFLSAIVFCTTTNDEPPSYHPLFALLGFVVSAVLISAAASEVVSVLHMLGVVLSLSNTVLGLTLLAWGNSIGDCFSDITLARQGYPRMAISACFGGIIFNMLFGVGLGCLVQMAKTQSEVQLEPAGLLTWVLAASLGLSLVLSFIIVPLSRFHLGRAYGSFLLAFYGLFLLIALLTEFGKIHLG from the exons ATGAAAGCAGTCatgtctttttgtgttttcatctcAGTTTTTCTAATTTTATCGTCCTGTCAGGGGGCCACATCGGGCTCCCGTGTCCCCAGGACCGAGTCTGGTGTCGGGTTAGACAAGACCAACACCACACTGTCCACAATGTCTCAAAACATCAACGATGAG TGTGACACTGTGATGGAACTCAGCCCTGCGGACCGCTGTGCATTTGTGAAGAACACATCAGACTGTGATATGGAAGATGGATTCCTTAACTACCTGGATTTGGCTTTCTGTCTGCTTCCTCCCAACCTCACTCCTCTTACCATCACCCTCTGT ATTATATGGCTGTTCTTTTTATTCATCATTCTAGGACTCACTGCCTCTAAATT TTTCTGTCCCAATCTGTCAGCCATCTCTACCAGTCTGCACCTCACTCACAACGTGGCT GGTGTGACATTTTTAGCGCTCGGTAATGGAGCTCCTGATATCTTCAGTGCCATGGCAGCTTTCTCCTATCCGCACACAGCTGGTCTGGCCATTGGTGCTTTATTTG GAGCTGGTATTTTTGTCACCACTGTTGTGGCGGGCAGTGTGGCGCTGGTGAAGCCTTTTGCTGTGGCATCTCGGCCCTTTCTGCGTGATGTCATCTTTTACATGGCAGCAGTGTTTTGGACGTTCGTCATTCTGTTCCGAGGAACCATTTCACTGGGAGAAACACTtg GGTACCTGGGCCTCTATGTGGTCTATGTACTGACTGTAATCATCAGTGCCTACATCTACAACCGCCAGAAGTACTCAAGGAACTCCAGTATCCAGAGTGACACACATTACCAAG CAGAGTTTAACTCATCTGACTCTTCTGATGATGACATTCCCTGTTTGAGTGGCAGGACCAACCAACAGGAGTATG AGTCAGAGTACAGACCTCTTCTGCCTTACTCCGAGTCCACGAGTCACATCTTTCTTAGCTCTCTAAACCCAGTGGACAGCAGGAAGTGGAGGAGAAAACCACTGAGCTGGAGAGTACTTAAAGTGGTGAAG ACTCCTCTGGAGGTCCTGCTGCTGCTCTGTATTCCTGTGGTCGACCCTGACAAAGAAGACAAGAACTGGCGACGCCCACTGAACTGCCTCCATCTCATCACTGCTCCAGTGGTGTGTGTGCTCaccttccagtctggaatat ATGCAGACTATCTGATCCAGGGGGAGTTTCCTCTGTGGCTCCTGTTTCTTCTTCTGGGTCTTTTCCTGTCTGCCATTGTCTTCTGCACCACCACCAATGACGAGCCTCCCTCCTATCATCCA CTGTTTGCCCTTCTAGGCTTTGTGGTCAGTGCAGTGTTGATCAGTGCAGCGGCCTCTGAAGTCGTCAGTGTTCTGCACATGCTCGGTGTGGTTTTGAGTCTCAGTAACACTGTGCTGGGACTGACTCTGTTGGCCTGGGGCAACAGCATAGGAG ATTGTTTCTCAGACATTACCTTGGCCAGGCAGGGTTACCCACGCATGGCCATCTCTGCCTGCTTTGGAGGGATCATTTTCA ACATGCTCTTTGGAGTGGGTTTGGGATGTTTGGTGCAGATGGCAAAAACACAGTCTGAAGTGCAG CTTGAACCTGCAGGTCTGTTAACATGGGTTCTTGCTGCATCTCTGGGTTTGTCTTTGGTTCTGTCCTTTATCATCGTCCCACTGAGCCGCTTCCACCTGGGCCGAGCATACGGGAGCTTCCTCCTCGCCTTCTACGGCCTCTTCCTTCTTATTGCACTCCTCACCGAGTTTGGAAAGATCCACCTGGGATAA
- the slc8b1 gene encoding mitochondrial sodium/calcium exchanger protein isoform X2, producing MKAVMSFCVFISVFLILSSCQGATSGSRVPRTESGVGLDKTNTTLSTMSQNINDECDTVMELSPADRCAFVKNTSDCDMEDGFLNYLDLAFCLLPPNLTPLTITLCIIWLFFLFIILGLTASKFFCPNLSAISTSLHLTHNVAGVTFLALGNGAPDIFSAMAAFSYPHTAGLAIGALFGAGIFVTTVVAGSVALVKPFAVASRPFLRDVIFYMAAVFWTFVILFRGTISLGETLGYLGLYVVYVLTVIISAYIYNRQKYSRNSSIQSDTHYQEFNSSDSSDDDIPCLSGRTNQQEYESEYRPLLPYSESTSHIFLSSLNPVDSRKWRRKPLSWRVLKVVKTPLEVLLLLCIPVVDPDKEDKNWRRPLNCLHLITAPVVCVLTFQSGIYADYLIQGEFPLWLLFLLLGLFLSAIVFCTTTNDEPPSYHPLFALLGFVVSAVLISAAASEVVSVLHMLGVVLSLSNTVLGLTLLAWGNSIGDCFSDITLARQGYPRMAISACFGGIIFNMLFGVGLGCLVQMAKTQSEVQLEPAGLLTWVLAASLGLSLVLSFIIVPLSRFHLGRAYGSFLLAFYGLFLLIALLTEFGKIHLG from the exons ATGAAAGCAGTCatgtctttttgtgttttcatctcAGTTTTTCTAATTTTATCGTCCTGTCAGGGGGCCACATCGGGCTCCCGTGTCCCCAGGACCGAGTCTGGTGTCGGGTTAGACAAGACCAACACCACACTGTCCACAATGTCTCAAAACATCAACGATGAG TGTGACACTGTGATGGAACTCAGCCCTGCGGACCGCTGTGCATTTGTGAAGAACACATCAGACTGTGATATGGAAGATGGATTCCTTAACTACCTGGATTTGGCTTTCTGTCTGCTTCCTCCCAACCTCACTCCTCTTACCATCACCCTCTGT ATTATATGGCTGTTCTTTTTATTCATCATTCTAGGACTCACTGCCTCTAAATT TTTCTGTCCCAATCTGTCAGCCATCTCTACCAGTCTGCACCTCACTCACAACGTGGCT GGTGTGACATTTTTAGCGCTCGGTAATGGAGCTCCTGATATCTTCAGTGCCATGGCAGCTTTCTCCTATCCGCACACAGCTGGTCTGGCCATTGGTGCTTTATTTG GAGCTGGTATTTTTGTCACCACTGTTGTGGCGGGCAGTGTGGCGCTGGTGAAGCCTTTTGCTGTGGCATCTCGGCCCTTTCTGCGTGATGTCATCTTTTACATGGCAGCAGTGTTTTGGACGTTCGTCATTCTGTTCCGAGGAACCATTTCACTGGGAGAAACACTtg GGTACCTGGGCCTCTATGTGGTCTATGTACTGACTGTAATCATCAGTGCCTACATCTACAACCGCCAGAAGTACTCAAGGAACTCCAGTATCCAGAGTGACACACATTACCAAG AGTTTAACTCATCTGACTCTTCTGATGATGACATTCCCTGTTTGAGTGGCAGGACCAACCAACAGGAGTATG AGTCAGAGTACAGACCTCTTCTGCCTTACTCCGAGTCCACGAGTCACATCTTTCTTAGCTCTCTAAACCCAGTGGACAGCAGGAAGTGGAGGAGAAAACCACTGAGCTGGAGAGTACTTAAAGTGGTGAAG ACTCCTCTGGAGGTCCTGCTGCTGCTCTGTATTCCTGTGGTCGACCCTGACAAAGAAGACAAGAACTGGCGACGCCCACTGAACTGCCTCCATCTCATCACTGCTCCAGTGGTGTGTGTGCTCaccttccagtctggaatat ATGCAGACTATCTGATCCAGGGGGAGTTTCCTCTGTGGCTCCTGTTTCTTCTTCTGGGTCTTTTCCTGTCTGCCATTGTCTTCTGCACCACCACCAATGACGAGCCTCCCTCCTATCATCCA CTGTTTGCCCTTCTAGGCTTTGTGGTCAGTGCAGTGTTGATCAGTGCAGCGGCCTCTGAAGTCGTCAGTGTTCTGCACATGCTCGGTGTGGTTTTGAGTCTCAGTAACACTGTGCTGGGACTGACTCTGTTGGCCTGGGGCAACAGCATAGGAG ATTGTTTCTCAGACATTACCTTGGCCAGGCAGGGTTACCCACGCATGGCCATCTCTGCCTGCTTTGGAGGGATCATTTTCA ACATGCTCTTTGGAGTGGGTTTGGGATGTTTGGTGCAGATGGCAAAAACACAGTCTGAAGTGCAG CTTGAACCTGCAGGTCTGTTAACATGGGTTCTTGCTGCATCTCTGGGTTTGTCTTTGGTTCTGTCCTTTATCATCGTCCCACTGAGCCGCTTCCACCTGGGCCGAGCATACGGGAGCTTCCTCCTCGCCTTCTACGGCCTCTTCCTTCTTATTGCACTCCTCACCGAGTTTGGAAAGATCCACCTGGGATAA